From the Manihot esculenta cultivar AM560-2 chromosome 3, M.esculenta_v8, whole genome shotgun sequence genome, one window contains:
- the LOC110611311 gene encoding FRIGIDA-like protein 4a: MGSIPDPGELAELTPPSFDDFQRQTSLMTSCTLLWKELSDHITSLEQNLQKKSEALKHKFQTLDHDTKATLASLKKREVTIDGSVEIALERVEEHREAAFKSLENSDHPDGEVDDGDGLLQLLKSFCLKMHSREFWKFVITKKKELDVLRSQIPLALAECVDPARFALEAISEVFPVDRRGERTEKGNDLGWACVLILESLIPVMVDPVIGKSRLLVTPSVKEKAKEIAETWKRSLEERGGIENVKTPDVHTFLQHLVTFGIVKKEDVDLYRKLVVGSAWRKQMPKLAVSLGLGDKMPDMIEELISRGQQLDAVHFTYEVGLVDKFPPVPLLKAFLKDAKKAAASILEDPDTGRAAHLAARKEQSALRAVIKCIEEYKLEAEFPPENLKKRLEQLEKAKTEKKRPAAVPANKRTRASNGGPMPPAKAGRLTNAYVSSFPAPPTFIRSPPHAQYPTGIPAYPSPAAVYGSRSPQSPYAYSPEAAAPMAGSYASAPLNYPAYGGYGNGFAPAYQQAYYR; the protein is encoded by the exons ATGGGGTCGATCCCCGATCCAGGCGAGTTAGCCGAGTTGACTCCCCCCAGCTTCGACGACTTCCAGCGTCAGACCTCGCTTATGACAAGCTGTACTCTTCTCTGGAAGGAGCTTTCTGACCACATCACCTCTCTCGAGCAGAACCTCCAGAAGAAATCGGAAGCTCTCAAGCACAAATTCCAGACCCTAGACCATGATACCAAGGCCACGCTCGCGTCCCTCAAGAAGCGTGAGGTTACTATTGACGGAAGCGTGGAGATCGCGCTCGAGCGCGTGGAGGAACATAGAGAAGCCGCTTTCAAGTCCCTCGAGAACTCGGATCATCCTGATGGCGAGGTGGATGACGGTGATGGGCTGTTACAGCTGCTGAAATCCTTTTGCTTGAAAATGCACTCAAGGGAGTTCTGGAAGTTTGTAATTACCAAGAAAAAGGAACTTGATGTTTTGAGGAGCCAAATTCCGTTGGCTTTAGCGGAATGTGTGGATCCTGCTAGGTTTGCCCTGGAAGCGATTTCAGAGGTCTTTCCCGTGGATAGGAGAGGAGAGAGGACTGAGAAAGGAAATGATTTGGGATGGGCTTGTGTGCTGATTCTGGAAAGCTTGATACCGGTTATGGTAGACCCCGTGATAGGCAAGTCCAGGCTGTTAGTGACGCCGAGCGTGAAGGAAAAAGCCAAGGAGATTGCGGAGACTTGGAAGAGAAGTCTGGAAGAGCGTGGTGGGATTGAGAATGTGAAAACCCCTGATGTGCATACCTTCTTGCAGCATTTAGTCACTTTTGGGATTGTGAAGAAGGAGGATGTGGATTTGTACAGGAAGCTCGTTGTTGGGTCTGCTTGGCGCAAGCAGATGCCTAAGCTTGCTGTCTCGCTTGGTTTGGGTGATAAAATGCCTG ATATGATCGAAGAACTAATTAGTAGGGGACAGCAGCTTGATGCTGTGCATTTTACTTATGAAGTTGGTCTTGTGGACAAGTTCCCCCCTGTTCCATTGCTTAAAGCATTTTTGAAGGATGCAAAGAAGGCTGCAGCTTCTATTTTGGAGGATCCCGATACTGGTCGAGCTGCG CACCTTGCTGCCCGAAAGGAGCAGTCGGCTCTCCGGGCTGTTATCAAGTGTATTGAAGAATACAAACTTGAGGCTGAGTTCCCACCAGAGAATCTCAAGAAACGCCTTGAACAGTTAGAGAAGGCCAAGACTGAGAAGAAAAGGCCGGCTGCAGTTCCTGCCAACAAAAGAACACGTGCCAGCAATGGTGGCCCAATGCCTCCAGCCAAGGCTGGCCGTCTGACAAATGCTTACGTATCATCTTTCCCTGCGCCCCCAACATTTATCAGGTCTCCCCCGCACGCTCAATATCCTACTGGCATACCAGCATATCCTTCTCCAGCAGCTGTTTATGGCAGCAGGAGCCCTCAATCTCCATATGCGTACTCACCAGAGGCAGCTGCTCCCATGGCCGGATCATATGCTTCAGCTCCTTTAAATTATCCTGCATACGGAGGCTATGGTAACGGTTTTGCTCCAGCTTA